In a single window of the Christensenella timonensis genome:
- a CDS encoding ATP-binding protein has translation MIDLENTALQLRSLTIFRGLLKTGVIRSFLQLADAVSGGDTARSVSGYAAFAESLYRHTPDLGDAVLSAVLGDENFYLLKYVRKEKIGSAMQQCLKNELAMLERFSMVSSSDVKKHIAYGGFLADWANTPHDFTAAYQDYLDHIPTNGYGIFARHHIFTVENRKLVPVLHPDETSLSQLSGYEYERKCVVDNTRALLDGKPAANVLLYGDSGTGKSSTVKAVASEFAPRGLRLIEIKKNQLRDIPALMDSLGKNPLKFILFIDDLSFTRDDDDFGALKAILEGSVSARAKNLAVYATSNRRHLVRESFSDREGDDVHVNDTVQQLTSLSDRFGLTITFWRPSRAQYLSIVEHLAAFYDVGANQEELFRQAEIYALERGGRSPRVAKQFLEHVQSVGLS, from the coding sequence ATGATTGATCTTGAAAACACGGCTTTACAATTACGTTCCCTGACCATTTTCCGCGGCCTGCTCAAAACCGGCGTGATCCGCTCGTTTCTCCAGCTGGCGGACGCCGTTTCAGGCGGGGATACCGCCCGCAGCGTTTCTGGGTATGCCGCGTTTGCCGAAAGCCTGTACAGGCATACGCCCGACCTCGGCGACGCTGTCTTAAGCGCCGTATTGGGCGATGAAAACTTCTATTTGTTAAAATATGTCCGCAAAGAAAAAATCGGCAGCGCCATGCAGCAGTGCCTGAAAAATGAGCTTGCCATGTTAGAGCGGTTCAGCATGGTTTCAAGCAGCGATGTCAAAAAGCACATCGCGTATGGCGGTTTTTTAGCGGACTGGGCCAACACGCCCCACGATTTTACCGCCGCCTACCAAGATTATCTGGATCATATCCCCACAAACGGCTACGGTATTTTTGCGCGGCACCATATCTTTACGGTGGAAAACCGTAAGCTCGTTCCCGTATTACATCCGGACGAAACAAGCCTCTCCCAGCTAAGCGGTTATGAATACGAACGCAAGTGCGTGGTAGATAATACGCGCGCGCTTTTGGACGGCAAACCAGCCGCCAATGTGCTTTTGTACGGCGACAGCGGTACGGGCAAATCTTCCACGGTCAAGGCGGTCGCGAGCGAATTCGCGCCCCGCGGCCTGCGTCTGATCGAGATCAAGAAAAACCAACTGCGCGACATCCCGGCGCTCATGGACAGCCTGGGCAAAAATCCGCTTAAGTTTATTCTTTTTATCGACGACCTGTCCTTTACCAGGGACGACGATGATTTCGGCGCTTTAAAGGCAATCCTCGAAGGTTCTGTTTCCGCGCGCGCCAAAAACCTCGCCGTATATGCGACGAGCAACCGCCGCCATCTCGTGCGGGAAAGCTTTTCCGACCGCGAGGGCGACGACGTGCACGTCAACGACACCGTGCAGCAGCTGACCTCCTTATCCGACCGCTTCGGCCTGACGATCACCTTCTGGCGCCCAAGCCGCGCACAATACCTTTCCATCGTGGAGCACCTCGCGGCTTTTTACGATGTCGGCGCCAACCAGGAGGAGCTCTTCCGGCAAGCGGAAATCTATGCGCTCGAACGCGGCGGCCGTTCCCCCCGTGTTGCCAAACAATTTTTAGAGCATGTACAGTCCGTCGGGCTTAGTTAA
- a CDS encoding 4Fe-4S cluster-binding domain-containing protein produces the protein MEELLKHCVLCPRKCGADRISGEKGICGAGAALKVARAALHNWEEPCISGRNGSGTVFFSYCPLHCVYCQNAQIGSGRAGAEITEARLAEIFLELEAQGAHNINLVTPTHYTPHIACALRRAKEAGLTIPVVHNGSGYESVQTLRLFDGLADIYLADFKYMDEKPAGQYSDAPDYAAVAKEALGEMVRQAGEPAFDTEGMMQRGVIVRHLLLPGHIGDAKKVVRYLYDTYGNRIYLSLMSQYTPLQGERLPARLRRKVSQSEYGELVDFAVGLGVENGFLQEGSAASESFIPPFDLTGVSRE, from the coding sequence ATGGAAGAATTGCTTAAACATTGTGTCCTCTGCCCGCGAAAGTGCGGGGCAGACAGGATAAGCGGGGAAAAAGGAATATGTGGGGCAGGCGCAGCCCTCAAGGTTGCACGCGCGGCGCTCCATAACTGGGAAGAACCGTGTATCTCCGGGAGGAACGGCTCGGGGACGGTGTTTTTTTCGTACTGTCCGTTGCACTGTGTCTATTGCCAGAACGCGCAGATCGGCAGCGGACGGGCCGGCGCGGAAATCACGGAAGCGCGGCTGGCGGAGATATTCTTAGAACTGGAGGCGCAGGGCGCGCACAATATCAACCTGGTTACGCCCACGCATTATACGCCGCACATTGCCTGCGCACTGCGCCGGGCAAAGGAGGCGGGACTTACGATCCCCGTCGTGCACAACGGGAGCGGGTATGAAAGCGTGCAAACGCTGAGGCTGTTTGACGGATTGGCCGATATCTACCTGGCGGATTTTAAATATATGGACGAAAAACCCGCGGGACAATATTCTGATGCGCCGGATTATGCGGCGGTGGCAAAGGAGGCGCTGGGGGAGATGGTGCGCCAGGCAGGGGAGCCGGCCTTTGATACGGAGGGGATGATGCAGCGCGGCGTGATCGTCAGGCACTTGCTGCTGCCCGGACATATAGGCGATGCCAAGAAGGTTGTGCGGTATCTTTACGATACATATGGCAACCGGATATATTTGAGCCTGATGAGCCAGTACACGCCGCTGCAAGGGGAACGGCTGCCTGCAAGGCTGCGGCGGAAAGTGAGCCAAAGCGAATACGGGGAGCTGGTTGATTTTGCAGTGGGACTGGGCGTGGAAAACGGATTTTTGCAGGAAGGTTCAGCTGCAAGCGAGAGTTTCATCCCGCCGTTCGATTTGACGGGAGTATCCAGGGAATAA